One Candidatus Paceibacterota bacterium genomic window carries:
- a CDS encoding ribonuclease H-like domain-containing protein: protein MQTIVFDVETGPLAESELSALLPPFDPAEVKTGNMKDPEKVAAKIAEAEANHRRDFFDKAALDPLSGRVVAIGMLVFDELSEAGPEGGRCVIIGHDDEAQTLREFWQHTQAEMGRMNPMIGFNIFGFDLPFLFRRSWKRRVPIPFGLRRGRYWGDQLIDLRDVWQLGDRQARGSLDSIAKHLGVGAKNGDGKAFAALWQSDRKQAEAYLRNDLELTAKIAHALGICA, encoded by the coding sequence ATGCAGACCATTGTTTTTGACGTGGAAACCGGGCCATTGGCGGAGAGCGAGCTATCAGCGCTACTGCCACCGTTCGACCCGGCGGAAGTGAAGACGGGCAACATGAAGGACCCGGAGAAAGTGGCCGCCAAGATCGCCGAGGCGGAAGCGAATCACCGCCGGGACTTTTTCGATAAGGCGGCGCTGGACCCGCTGAGCGGGCGCGTGGTCGCGATCGGGATGCTCGTGTTTGACGAGCTGAGCGAGGCGGGGCCCGAGGGCGGCCGGTGCGTCATCATCGGCCACGATGATGAGGCGCAGACGCTGCGGGAGTTCTGGCAGCACACGCAGGCGGAGATGGGGCGGATGAATCCCATGATCGGATTCAACATCTTCGGCTTCGACCTGCCCTTCCTGTTCCGGCGGTCGTGGAAGCGGCGGGTGCCGATTCCGTTCGGCCTGCGGCGCGGGCGCTACTGGGGCGACCAGCTCATTGACCTGCGCGACGTGTGGCAGCTCGGCGATCGGCAGGCGCGGGGTTCGCTGGACAGCATCGCGAAGCACCTGGGCGTGGGCGCGAAGAATGGAGACGGCAAGGCCTTCGCGGCGCTGTGGCAGAGCGACCGGAAGCAGGCGGAAGCGTATTTGCGCAACGACCTGGAGCTCACGGCGAAGATTGCGCATGCGCTCGGGATCTGTGCGTAA
- a CDS encoding DEAD/DEAH box helicase, protein MQTNLCFEVGEANGSGKFPFTDADYEAVADSVLTPENRFHAAALAGRNCFLTGAGGTGKSTQLRAFIAECPRRVSVTAPTGVAALNVGGMTIHRFCGMLIGPAAGQSSEDYFAQLQRDPRRSILAGFNRVRRCEVLVIDEVSMLPGRQLEFVEFLFRRLRGRDEPFGGCQVIASGDFLQLPPVRTGDTEPYDWGFQSPAWAAAEFRTFLLEKVRRQDEAAFVRALADFRVGRVWGDSARILQSRVRSNPPSTMPRLFTHNVQVDKWNVFQLSELPGEETVLHAEQSGPDLQRAFLTRNLLTPAALHLKPGALVMFTVNKNEPNRAEPLFVNGQIGTVTDVEPGAVVVESKTGGVIRVERFTWRYAQDDPESATFSQFPLRLAWAMTIHKAQGLTLDSAYLDIRAAREPGQAYVAVSRVRSLAGLNFKEWFKGVHVSPEAIEFYRQIEN, encoded by the coding sequence ATGCAGACGAATTTGTGTTTCGAGGTTGGTGAGGCGAATGGGAGCGGCAAGTTCCCGTTCACGGATGCGGATTATGAGGCGGTCGCTGACAGCGTGTTGACGCCGGAGAACCGGTTCCACGCCGCCGCCCTGGCTGGCCGCAACTGCTTTTTGACCGGCGCGGGGGGCACGGGGAAGAGCACGCAACTGCGAGCGTTCATCGCGGAGTGTCCGCGCCGGGTCAGCGTCACCGCGCCTACCGGCGTGGCCGCGCTCAACGTGGGCGGGATGACCATACACCGGTTCTGCGGGATGCTGATCGGGCCGGCGGCGGGGCAGTCGAGCGAAGACTACTTCGCCCAGCTCCAGCGCGATCCGCGCCGGTCAATTCTGGCGGGGTTCAACCGGGTCCGGCGGTGCGAGGTGCTCGTCATTGACGAGGTCAGCATGCTGCCGGGGCGGCAACTGGAATTCGTCGAGTTCCTGTTCCGGCGCCTGCGCGGCCGGGATGAGCCGTTCGGCGGGTGTCAGGTGATCGCATCGGGCGACTTTCTCCAACTGCCACCGGTCCGCACCGGTGACACCGAGCCTTACGACTGGGGCTTTCAGTCGCCGGCCTGGGCGGCGGCGGAGTTCCGGACGTTCCTGCTGGAGAAGGTGCGGCGACAGGATGAGGCCGCCTTCGTCCGCGCGTTGGCGGACTTCCGCGTTGGCCGGGTCTGGGGCGACAGCGCCCGAATTCTGCAGTCGCGGGTGCGGAGCAACCCGCCGTCAACGATGCCGCGGCTGTTCACGCACAACGTTCAGGTGGACAAGTGGAACGTGTTTCAGCTTTCCGAGCTACCGGGCGAGGAAACCGTGTTGCACGCGGAGCAGAGCGGGCCGGACCTGCAACGGGCGTTTCTCACTCGCAACCTGCTGACGCCCGCAGCGCTTCATCTGAAGCCCGGCGCCCTGGTCATGTTCACGGTCAACAAGAACGAGCCGAACCGGGCCGAGCCGCTGTTTGTGAACGGTCAGATCGGGACGGTGACGGATGTCGAGCCGGGGGCGGTGGTGGTGGAGAGCAAGACCGGTGGGGTGATCCGCGTGGAGCGGTTCACCTGGCGGTATGCGCAGGATGATCCGGAGTCGGCGACCTTCAGCCAGTTCCCGCTGCGGCTGGCTTGGGCGATGACCATCCACAAGGCCCAGGGGCTGACGCTGGACTCGGCTTATCTGGACATCCGGGCCGCCCGTGAGCCGGGGCAGGCTTACGTGGCGGTGTCCCGGGTGCGGTCGCTGGCGGGGCTGAATTTCAAGGAGTGGTTCAAGGGCGTGCATGTGTCGCCCGAGGCCATTGAGTTCTATCGGCAGATCGAAAACTGA
- the tcmP gene encoding three-Cys-motif partner protein TcmP encodes MSHRIPLREINHPDCLGTNCPDRDHLDGDGLCKRTASKLDGLPVRCVGDWAYDKIYRLVQYFGIFANGMKNRWGGRLNYVEICSGPGRCITRGDHTELDGTALAVIQSPHFKELKKAIFIDASPRVVDILNQRIQALGATHVADAVVGDYGNAPGICRILDRLPDSCLNLVFIDPTNCDAPFTTIQRIVAHLQNADLLINVALGTDVNRNLVRAITLRNHQAARAKYESFLGTPGFCSQPEVIELAKRKDHDDLRRKFADTYDQKLRGEGYQYTNVCPVKHYYYLLFASRNPKGLEFWQKACTYSPDNQKQLL; translated from the coding sequence ATGAGCCACCGAATTCCGCTGCGCGAAATCAACCATCCGGATTGCCTGGGAACCAACTGCCCGGACCGCGATCACCTGGATGGCGATGGCCTATGCAAGCGCACGGCGTCGAAACTCGATGGCCTTCCCGTGCGCTGTGTCGGTGATTGGGCCTATGACAAGATTTACCGCCTCGTGCAGTACTTTGGCATCTTTGCCAACGGGATGAAGAACCGGTGGGGCGGCAGATTGAACTACGTCGAAATCTGCAGCGGGCCCGGCCGATGCATCACCCGCGGCGATCATACGGAATTGGACGGCACCGCCCTGGCCGTAATCCAGAGCCCGCACTTCAAGGAGCTGAAGAAGGCCATCTTCATAGACGCCAGCCCGCGCGTCGTGGACATCCTCAATCAGCGTATCCAAGCCCTGGGCGCCACCCACGTCGCGGACGCAGTGGTCGGTGACTACGGCAATGCGCCCGGCATCTGCCGCATTCTGGACCGGCTCCCCGATAGCTGCCTCAATCTCGTTTTCATCGACCCCACCAACTGCGACGCTCCATTCACCACCATCCAGCGGATCGTCGCCCACCTCCAGAACGCCGACCTGCTGATCAATGTGGCCCTGGGAACCGACGTGAACCGCAACCTGGTCCGCGCCATAACCCTTCGCAACCACCAGGCCGCCCGCGCAAAATACGAGAGCTTCCTTGGGACGCCTGGATTCTGCTCTCAGCCCGAGGTCATCGAGCTGGCCAAACGCAAGGACCACGACGACCTCCGCCGCAAATTCGCCGACACCTACGATCAGAAGCTGAGGGGTGAAGGTTACCAGTACACCAACGTGTGCCCCGTGAAGCACTATTACTACCTGCTCTTCGCGTCGCGTAACCCCAAAGGCCTGGAGTTTTGGCAGAAGGCCTGCACGTATTCGCCAGACAACCAGAAACAGCTCCTGTAG
- a CDS encoding helix-turn-helix transcriptional regulator, producing MAANNRMKAARVLKGLTQMQLAELVGTREIEISRIETGRVRPDAGIKERIANVLQKPTFELFDC from the coding sequence ATGGCAGCGAACAATCGAATGAAGGCGGCGCGGGTGCTGAAAGGGCTGACGCAAATGCAGCTCGCGGAACTGGTCGGGACGCGTGAGATCGAGATTTCACGGATTGAGACCGGGCGGGTCAGGCCGGATGCCGGCATCAAGGAGCGGATCGCCAACGTGCTCCAGAAACCCACCTTCGAGCTGTTCGACTGCTGA
- a CDS encoding bifunctional DNA primase/polymerase, with amino-acid sequence MATPLEEVTGLFGDGAFLVPCIRGTKVPAVTYTQRPFEATQTPAYRYALASGEFNIAVYLGQMSGGLCALDFDQDEDLAAFLAANPPLAATTRSRGSRGGMIWLRLEGEFPASCNTPRFEWRGNGRLSTIYGQHPKGMEYAVLVAAPPVMVKFADIRWPDGWELPWVGAPEREAAAALAKEYGQPFYTNKEGRVTGINERYWAALYARENRVIYDPDEKTFYRYEPETGLWGPVTAESIREVISGRILEASRESRQFTLEIQITQTKLKAVVSALMGIVEKRGAFRAKSRFIHVANGVLRLGEDGDVTFGGYSPEDYSRNKSPFAFDGEAECPRFLNELIYPAVSAGDADLLQRWAGLALFGYNLPQRFLILDGTANGGKGTLVRVIQALVGLENTYQLRTECLNERFETYRYRNKTLLIGPDVSGDFLMQKGASMLKVLVGGDPISGEGKGLNGDFPMFGTFNIVMTCNSRLCIRLEDDAGAWRRRLLIVRYENPPPVKRILDFHVPLLREEGSGILRWALAGFVRLQAEFAEIGDFRLTDVQRGRIDSLLAESDSLRLFVKQRMARHEYGDVTTSEISQAYAEFCADNGWNVLPTAVVERTLPDIMLDVFHVTKSHSIERDGKKSNRGWRKVRLLEATDLPAEAGE; translated from the coding sequence ATGGCGACTCCTTTGGAAGAGGTGACCGGGTTGTTCGGCGACGGTGCGTTCCTCGTCCCGTGCATCCGCGGGACGAAGGTGCCGGCGGTGACCTACACGCAGCGGCCCTTCGAGGCGACGCAGACCCCAGCGTATCGGTATGCGCTGGCGTCGGGCGAGTTCAACATTGCAGTCTATCTTGGGCAGATGTCCGGCGGGCTTTGCGCACTGGATTTCGACCAAGATGAGGACCTGGCAGCGTTTCTGGCCGCAAACCCGCCATTGGCGGCGACAACGCGCTCGCGCGGAAGTCGCGGCGGCATGATTTGGCTGCGGCTGGAGGGTGAGTTTCCGGCGAGCTGCAACACGCCACGCTTTGAGTGGCGCGGCAACGGGCGGCTTTCGACCATCTACGGCCAGCATCCCAAGGGGATGGAGTATGCCGTCCTGGTGGCCGCGCCGCCGGTGATGGTGAAATTTGCGGACATCCGGTGGCCGGATGGGTGGGAGCTGCCCTGGGTGGGGGCGCCGGAGCGCGAGGCCGCGGCGGCGCTGGCGAAGGAATACGGCCAGCCGTTCTACACCAACAAGGAGGGGCGGGTCACCGGCATCAACGAGCGGTATTGGGCCGCGCTGTATGCGCGCGAGAACCGGGTGATTTACGATCCGGATGAGAAGACGTTCTACCGCTACGAGCCGGAAACCGGCCTTTGGGGACCGGTGACGGCTGAGAGCATCCGGGAAGTGATCTCCGGCCGGATTCTGGAAGCGAGCCGGGAGTCGCGGCAGTTCACGCTCGAAATACAGATCACGCAGACGAAGCTTAAGGCGGTGGTGAGCGCCCTCATGGGGATCGTGGAGAAGCGGGGGGCATTTCGCGCGAAGTCGCGGTTTATCCACGTAGCCAACGGGGTCCTGCGACTGGGCGAGGACGGGGATGTGACTTTTGGTGGGTATTCGCCTGAGGATTACTCGCGCAACAAGTCGCCGTTTGCTTTCGACGGCGAGGCGGAGTGCCCGCGATTCCTGAATGAGCTGATCTACCCGGCGGTTAGCGCCGGTGACGCCGATTTGCTGCAACGATGGGCGGGGCTGGCGTTGTTCGGTTACAACCTGCCGCAGCGGTTCCTGATCCTCGACGGCACGGCTAACGGCGGCAAGGGGACGCTGGTACGGGTGATCCAGGCCCTCGTGGGCCTGGAGAACACGTACCAACTGCGCACGGAGTGCCTGAATGAGCGATTCGAGACGTATCGCTACCGGAACAAGACGCTGCTGATCGGGCCGGATGTGTCGGGGGATTTTCTGATGCAGAAAGGGGCCAGCATGTTGAAGGTGCTGGTCGGCGGGGACCCCATTTCGGGCGAAGGCAAGGGGTTGAACGGGGATTTCCCGATGTTCGGCACCTTCAACATCGTGATGACGTGCAACTCGCGGCTGTGCATCCGGCTCGAGGATGACGCCGGAGCGTGGCGGCGGCGGCTGCTAATCGTGCGGTATGAGAACCCGCCGCCGGTCAAGCGTATCCTGGACTTCCATGTCCCGCTGCTGCGCGAGGAGGGGAGCGGCATCCTGCGGTGGGCGCTGGCCGGGTTTGTGCGCTTGCAGGCTGAATTCGCCGAGATCGGCGATTTCAGGCTGACCGACGTGCAGCGGGGGCGGATTGATTCGTTGCTGGCGGAAAGCGACAGCCTGCGACTGTTCGTGAAGCAGCGGATGGCGCGGCACGAGTATGGCGACGTGACGACCAGCGAGATCAGCCAGGCGTATGCGGAGTTCTGCGCGGATAACGGCTGGAATGTGCTGCCGACGGCGGTCGTCGAGCGGACGCTGCCGGACATCATGCTGGACGTGTTCCACGTGACGAAGTCGCACTCGATCGAGCGCGATGGGAAGAAGTCGAACCGGGGTTGGCGCAAGGTGCGGTTGCTGGAGGCGACCGACCTGCCGGCGGAGGCGGGTGAATGA
- a CDS encoding terminase family protein — MTPWERYFVVGRRAGCPMDQMDRFQAADVILQSRQLAASAAARLCDRADGPTAVGYGGARGGGKSHWLLAQMGVDDCQRVPGLKCLLLRKVGKANLEHFEDLRRKLFTNLGHEFSAFRGILTFRNGSRIIAGHFQNEKDIDAYLGLEYDVIGIEEATTLTARKYQDITTCCRTSKPDWRPRIYSTTNPGGVGHGWYRKRFIEPWQRHAETETRFIAALVTDNRWNNPEYVRVLEGLTGWQRRAWLDGDWDIAAGQFFTTLRREVHIVSDFDETRAREWFCALDYGFTHYTVVLLGCTDGDGNLFVVDEHAERLWLPQRHAPAITAMLARHSISNRRLEITDLKRFVAGADVFSRQSDGSTVASQYAKLGVALKPANMERVSGWAEILHRFGDPANGVKARLFIHERCARLVECLPALQHDPSRPEDVLKVDCDEDGVGGDDAADCLRYLVATKARSISQRKLRGL; from the coding sequence ATGACACCCTGGGAACGCTATTTTGTCGTTGGGCGGCGGGCTGGGTGCCCGATGGACCAGATGGACCGGTTCCAGGCGGCCGACGTCATCCTGCAGAGCCGCCAGCTCGCCGCCTCGGCGGCGGCAAGGCTTTGCGACCGGGCCGACGGGCCGACGGCAGTCGGCTACGGCGGGGCCCGGGGCGGCGGCAAAAGCCACTGGCTTTTGGCGCAGATGGGCGTTGACGACTGTCAACGCGTGCCGGGGTTGAAGTGCCTGCTGCTGCGGAAGGTGGGCAAAGCCAACCTGGAGCACTTTGAGGATCTGCGGCGGAAGCTGTTCACGAACCTGGGTCACGAGTTCTCGGCGTTCCGGGGCATTCTGACGTTCAGGAATGGCTCGCGGATCATCGCGGGCCATTTCCAGAACGAGAAGGACATCGATGCTTACCTGGGGCTGGAATACGACGTGATCGGGATCGAGGAGGCGACCACGCTGACGGCGCGGAAGTACCAGGACATCACGACGTGCTGCCGGACGTCGAAGCCGGATTGGCGCCCGCGCATCTATTCGACGACGAATCCCGGCGGTGTCGGGCATGGGTGGTATCGCAAGCGGTTCATCGAGCCGTGGCAGCGGCACGCGGAGACCGAGACACGATTCATTGCGGCCCTGGTGACCGACAACCGGTGGAACAACCCGGAATACGTGCGGGTGCTGGAGGGGTTGACAGGATGGCAGCGCCGGGCCTGGCTGGATGGGGATTGGGATATTGCGGCCGGACAGTTCTTCACGACTTTGCGTCGGGAGGTGCATATCGTGTCCGACTTCGACGAGACCAGGGCGCGGGAGTGGTTTTGCGCCTTGGATTATGGATTCACCCACTACACCGTCGTCCTGCTCGGGTGCACGGATGGTGACGGCAACCTGTTTGTGGTGGATGAGCACGCGGAGCGGCTCTGGCTGCCGCAGCGCCACGCGCCGGCGATCACGGCGATGCTGGCGCGGCATTCAATCTCCAATCGCAGATTGGAGATTACTGATCTGAAAAGGTTTGTTGCGGGCGCCGATGTATTCAGCCGGCAGAGCGACGGGTCAACCGTCGCGTCGCAGTATGCGAAGCTGGGAGTTGCTTTGAAGCCGGCGAACATGGAGCGGGTGAGCGGGTGGGCGGAGATCCTGCATCGGTTCGGTGATCCGGCGAACGGAGTGAAGGCGAGGCTGTTTATCCACGAGCGGTGTGCCCGGCTCGTGGAATGCCTGCCGGCGTTGCAGCATGATCCGAGTCGGCCTGAGGACGTGCTGAAGGTGGATTGTGACGAGGATGGGGTCGGCGGTGACGATGCCGCCGACTGCCTGCGGTATCTGGTGGCGACGAAGGCCCGCTCAATTTCCCAGAGGAAATTGAGGGGGCTGTAG
- a CDS encoding helix-turn-helix domain-containing protein — translation MRNPRSEIRKPNGNGNERLLRFLSATAEQQAAIDRILEGRMEPAPEPPRGPLLIRASDAAVLLGVHRTTIWRLVKAGRLGTVELLGAVRIRRADVEGLAAGDQAAGRGAPAGAGSPKSEVRGPRGNREVAR, via the coding sequence ATGAGAAACCCGAGGTCCGAAATCCGAAAGCCGAATGGGAATGGCAATGAGCGGCTGTTGCGGTTTCTGAGCGCGACGGCGGAGCAGCAGGCGGCGATTGACCGAATTCTGGAGGGCCGAATGGAGCCGGCACCGGAGCCGCCCAGGGGGCCGCTGCTGATCCGGGCCAGCGACGCGGCGGTGTTGCTCGGCGTGCACCGCACGACGATCTGGCGGCTGGTGAAAGCCGGAAGGTTGGGGACGGTCGAGTTGCTGGGGGCGGTGCGCATTCGGCGGGCTGATGTCGAGGGCTTAGCAGCCGGCGACCAAGCCGCTGGAAGGGGGGCACCCGCTGGCGCGGGAAGTCCGAAGTCCGAAGTCCGAGGTCCGAGAGGAAACAGAGAGGTAGCGCGATGA
- a CDS encoding phage Gp37/Gp68 family protein → MALQSSIEWTEATWNPVTGCSKISIGCRHCYAERMARRLQATGHPHYRNGFKVALHEDALELPLRWKQSRAIFVNSMSDLFHRDVPLTFIRKVFDVMHQANWHRYQILTKRAERLAELRDKLPWGPHIWQGVTVEHPAYAHRIDLLRQTGAHIKFLSLEPLLAPMPRLKLRGINWVIVGGESGPGARPMLPEWVTDIRDQCLKAGVAFHFKQWGGVFKKRNGRKLEGRFWNDMPDAPAPAARPAQLDLVPA, encoded by the coding sequence ATGGCCCTGCAATCGTCAATCGAGTGGACCGAAGCCACTTGGAACCCGGTCACCGGGTGCTCCAAGATCAGCATCGGCTGCCGCCATTGCTACGCCGAGCGCATGGCCCGCCGCCTGCAGGCCACTGGCCATCCTCACTACCGCAACGGCTTCAAAGTCGCCCTGCACGAAGACGCCCTCGAACTCCCCCTCCGCTGGAAGCAGTCCCGCGCCATCTTTGTCAATTCGATGAGCGACCTCTTCCACCGCGACGTGCCACTCACCTTTATCAGGAAGGTCTTCGACGTGATGCACCAGGCGAATTGGCACCGCTATCAGATCCTCACCAAACGCGCCGAGCGCCTGGCCGAGCTGCGCGACAAGCTCCCCTGGGGGCCTCATATCTGGCAGGGCGTCACCGTCGAGCATCCCGCCTACGCCCACCGGATTGACCTCCTGCGCCAAACCGGCGCCCACATCAAATTCCTCTCCCTGGAGCCCCTGCTCGCACCGATGCCGCGGCTAAAGCTCCGCGGCATCAACTGGGTCATCGTCGGCGGCGAGTCCGGCCCGGGCGCACGCCCGATGCTGCCTGAGTGGGTCACGGACATTCGCGATCAGTGCCTGAAAGCCGGCGTCGCCTTCCACTTCAAACAGTGGGGCGGCGTCTTCAAAAAGCGCAACGGCCGCAAGCTCGAAGGCCGCTTCTGGAACGACATGCCCGACGCCCCCGCCCCCGCCGCCCGCCCCGCCCAGCTCGACCTGGTCCCAGCCTAG
- a CDS encoding nucleotidyl transferase AbiEii/AbiGii toxin family protein — MSNPDSEILRLHDDRDYFLAAVQFTARATGFAPRLIEKDCLCTALLQYLAAACPELVFKGGTCLAKIHAGFYRLSEDLDFTIPLATATPRAQRSKHAQPLKDAMEALPQRLPLFQIAAPLTGSNNSTQYNAVITYTPLTGGGSDTIKIEAGLREPLLLPASDAQANTLLLNPTSDQPQLPPVPIRSIAKLEAFAEKFRAALSRREVAVRDFFDLDYAVRQLGLQPANPDLAALVRSKLAVPGNEPVDMSEARLAQLRLQLAPQLQPVLRPKDFAAFDLDRAFQLVSAMAGRLR; from the coding sequence ATGAGCAATCCTGATTCGGAAATCCTTCGCCTTCACGACGATCGGGACTACTTCCTGGCCGCCGTGCAGTTTACCGCCCGGGCGACCGGGTTCGCCCCGCGCCTCATCGAAAAGGATTGCCTCTGCACCGCCTTGCTCCAATACCTGGCGGCAGCCTGCCCCGAACTGGTTTTCAAAGGCGGAACCTGCCTCGCTAAAATCCACGCCGGCTTCTACCGCCTCAGCGAGGACCTCGACTTCACAATTCCATTGGCCACTGCAACCCCGCGCGCCCAACGCAGCAAGCACGCCCAGCCCCTGAAGGATGCCATGGAGGCCCTTCCGCAGCGCCTACCGCTCTTCCAGATCGCCGCCCCGCTCACAGGGAGCAACAACTCCACCCAGTACAACGCCGTCATCACCTACACCCCCCTGACCGGCGGTGGCTCGGACACGATCAAGATCGAAGCCGGGCTGCGCGAACCTCTGCTCCTCCCGGCATCCGATGCCCAGGCCAACACCCTCCTCCTCAATCCAACTTCCGACCAGCCGCAACTGCCGCCGGTGCCCATCCGCAGCATCGCTAAGCTTGAGGCCTTCGCCGAAAAGTTCCGCGCCGCTCTCTCCCGTCGGGAAGTCGCCGTGCGCGATTTCTTCGACCTGGACTATGCCGTCCGCCAACTCGGCCTCCAACCCGCGAACCCCGATCTGGCCGCTCTCGTACGCAGCAAGTTGGCTGTGCCCGGCAACGAACCTGTTGACATGTCGGAAGCCCGCCTGGCCCAACTGCGCCTCCAGCTTGCGCCTCAGCTCCAGCCAGTCCTCCGACCCAAAGACTTCGCCGCCTTCGACCTCGACCGCGCCTTCCAACTCGTATCCGCCATGGCCGGCAGACTCCGCTGA